In Bythopirellula goksoeyrii, a single window of DNA contains:
- a CDS encoding type II toxin-antitoxin system RelE/ParE family toxin, whose product MKSRIISPAIEEIADAALWLDSQSPGLGHEFWRIVDHTLSKIEANPHRFAKSGFATADLDLRYTYVERFRHVIHFLIEPDEVVIIAVSHASRQPGYWLRRVKP is encoded by the coding sequence TTGAAGTCCCGAATCATTTCCCCGGCAATCGAAGAGATTGCCGATGCGGCTCTCTGGCTCGATTCGCAGTCCCCTGGCTTGGGTCATGAATTTTGGCGGATTGTGGATCACACTCTTTCCAAGATCGAAGCAAATCCTCACCGATTCGCCAAGAGCGGATTTGCCACTGCTGATCTCGACCTGCGCTACACTTACGTGGAGCGCTTCAGGCATGTCATCCACTTCTTGATCGAGCCTGATGAAGTTGTGATCATCGCCGTTTCACATGCTTCCCGGCAGCCTGGATATTGGCTTCGAAGAGTGAAACCTTAA
- a CDS encoding addiction module protein, with protein MATSANPLIESILSLTQTQRAELAVQILQSLELPGEEISSEEYGQELRSRVEKYRNGEMESVSLDDAREILEKRISAGPSN; from the coding sequence ATGGCTACTTCAGCGAACCCACTTATCGAATCGATTCTGTCCCTGACGCAAACGCAACGAGCGGAGTTAGCGGTCCAGATCCTGCAAAGCCTCGAATTGCCTGGCGAGGAAATCTCATCGGAAGAATATGGCCAGGAGCTTCGTAGTCGTGTTGAGAAGTATCGCAACGGCGAGATGGAAAGTGTCAGTCTCGATGATGCCAGAGAAATCCTTGAGAAAAGAATCTCCGCAGGCCCAAGCAATTGA
- a CDS encoding Txe/YoeB family addiction module toxin: MTDTQWKLVYTKQAKKDAKKAASSGLKPKIQKLLATLKKNPYQDPPPYERLVGDLRGAISRRINIQHRLVYQVLEEEKIVKILRMWAHYE; encoded by the coding sequence GTGACCGATACGCAATGGAAGCTTGTTTACACAAAACAGGCGAAAAAAGACGCGAAGAAGGCCGCATCTTCTGGCCTAAAACCAAAGATTCAGAAGCTCTTGGCCACTCTTAAAAAGAACCCCTATCAAGACCCACCTCCCTACGAAAGACTTGTGGGGGACCTGAGAGGAGCTATTTCAAGAAGAATAAACATCCAGCATCGCCTCGTGTATCAGGTCCTAGAGGAAGAAAAGATAGTAAAAATTCTACGGATGTGGGCTCACTACGAATAG
- a CDS encoding type II toxin-antitoxin system Phd/YefM family antitoxin, translating into MKDIPATKARADLYNLIDSVTSTSSPVLITGKRKNAVLISEDDWRAIQETLHLLGIPGMRESIVEGMQTPADDLETELDW; encoded by the coding sequence ATGAAAGACATCCCCGCCACAAAAGCACGAGCCGATCTCTACAACCTCATCGATTCGGTTACTAGCACAAGCAGCCCTGTATTAATCACTGGCAAGCGTAAAAACGCAGTGCTTATCTCTGAAGATGACTGGCGCGCAATTCAAGAGACGCTTCATCTTTTAGGAATTCCAGGCATGCGTGAATCCATTGTTGAGGGAATGCAAACACCAGCGGATGATTTGGAAACGGAATTAGACTGGTGA